The window GAAGACCTGACCGACGAGGACCTGACCGACGGCGAACTCGCCGGGGACGACAGCGAGGGCGGCGACCGATACGCCGCCGGGCGCTAGCGCGAGGCTCATCCGGGCGCGGCGTACTCCCCCACCAGGCTGACCGACCCGCCGGCTCCACCCTTGGGCGCGGCGTCGCCGGCCTCGCCGGCGCGCGGACGGGCCTCCCCGCACACCCACGCGTCGACGCCCCGCTCCCCGAGCACCGCGAGCGCCCGCTCCACCGACACGGGCGGGACCAGCGCCACCATGCCCACCCCGACGTTGAACGTCCGCTCGAGCTCCGCCTGCGGCACCGCCCCGAGCCGGCCGATGAGGCCGAACACCGGGTGCGGCGACCAGGTGGACCGGTCGAGGACGACATGGACGTCCGCCGGCACGACCCGCGCGAGGTTGGCGGCGAGCCCGCCTCCGGTGACATGGCTGAAGGCATGCACCTCGACGCCGGGCGCCGACACCAGCTCCAGGCAGTCCCGGGCGTAGATGCGGGTGGGCTCGAGCAGCTCCTCGCCGAGGGTGCGCCCGAGCTCCGAGACGTGG is drawn from Actinomycetes bacterium and contains these coding sequences:
- a CDS encoding AIR synthase-related protein, with translation HVSELGRTLGEELLEPTRIYARDCLELVSAPGVEVHAFSHVTGGGLAANLARVVPADVHVVLDRSTWSPHPVFGLIGRLGAVPQAELERTFNVGVGMVALVPPVSVERALAVLGERGVDAWVCGEARPRAGEAGDAAPKGGAGGSVSLVGEYAAPG